DNA from Drosophila subpulchrella strain 33 F10 #4 breed RU33 unplaced genomic scaffold, RU_Dsub_v1.1 Primary Assembly Seq36, whole genome shotgun sequence:
CGGTAATGCCGAGATGATGCTGGGAATCGAATCGCCGCAGCCTTCTTAACTAGAGCGCGACAATGCTCGTCAGCTGTTCAATGAGTTCTTGGGGGAATTTTCAGGTTCATCAAGCATAATAGTTAATTCTCAAGCGGATCCTGAACATCTCCAAATTTTCTCTACTCCAGCGAATAACGTTTTGTTAAATACAACCTTTGACACCACTCTGACTCGGATGCGAACGATACAAGTGGGCTACATTTTTATGAGACCTGCACTGAAGGAGAAGTGACAAACTACGATAGCATCGTCAGCACCACAAAGGAATTGCGGGCGGAGGAGTCACTGCCTGATAAGCACGAAGAGTTTTTTAGGCTCTTTGCAAATAGCTCAAGTGCTGGTCAAAATGAGAACCTTCCGAATGAGAATACGGGTGAATAGTTTTAACAACTTTGTAAATCCGCTCTTTAAAGTTTACTCGTCCGATGCCGAATCTGACAAGGAAACCTTCATAGTCTATCATGAGCAAAAGCCGAGCGATGTTCTTTTTTTCACCACATCTTCAACTTTTATACGTGAAAAGGATTCGCTAACCGAAAGGTGGTcttgtaatttaattaaaaggtAATTTTAAGTTAAAGGATCTCTGTCTCTTATTCTATTACCGAGTAGGACTAAAACCAAATGGAGTCTAAAAATACTGGAGTCATGCGAGCGAGTAAAGTGCAATACCTTACGAATAATATTCGACACGATTCGTAAGGATAAACAGGAGAGAATCTATTGTGTTGAGAGTACATTGTGTCGGGTAGGTAAATAGGTGATTTTCTAATAACAGCTAATAAAAAGCTCGAATTTGATCCTAAGTAGGAACTGGAAAAGAAACTGCGAGACATTCTCTGTCAGCGTGATCTGAACGAAATGAACATTTCCATTTATCGCTGTGTTAGTTGTCTAACTCAATTTACCATTGAGCAAAAAGGCAAGCGACATAAAAAAAAGGGTATTACGTAGATCACCTATTAAGAACActttatttgaaatttaaactTTCTTAGACTTGAGATGTCTAGACTATCGTAGTGCATATGTCGCCGAAGTAACTGAGTTGTCTTCCTCTTTGACCAAACATTTGGAGGAAGTGGTGGCAGAGCACAAACATTCCCCCCCAGACATATTGATGGAGGAAATGCTTGTTGAGACATTTACAGGGTCAACAAATAAGGAAGAAAGCAAAAGCATTGGCAAGTCCTTACCCAATTTCATTTCTTAACTTAATTAGTTTCTTTCAAATTTGTAATAAAGATTTTTTCGTTATTTGCAAGTTTTTGGTTTCTGATCCATTTTACCAGTTGTCAGCACATTTTTTGACATTTGCTTTGGTGCTTGTTCTAGTTAGTTAATGTTTGGTGTGGACAACTGTGTTACAACTGCTAAAAGCACACAAGCGTAGGAGTTGCATAATGCAAAAGGAATTTAGCGCACTATTAGTGGTTGGTTTAAtgttatatacatttttgtaaaatttgtaACTGGTAAATTAATTTTCGTATTTGGACTTAAATTTTCCCAATTTATATAAGACAAAACTCCGACAAgtatatcaaaatttaaagcTTTTTAAGCTTAGAGAGCAATGCTGCTTCAACTACAAAAATTAAGTTTACGAGGAATCCTTATTCTAGTACATTGACATTTTAGGTTCCGGCAATTTATTTTCGCACTTTATATAAGACAAAACTCCGACATGTATATCCAAATTCATAGCTTTTTAAGCTTAAAcccattaaataaaataaagtttacGAGAGATCCTCATTATAATATATTGACATTTTAGGTTCCGGCAATTCACTAAGCGAGAGCAGCTCTTGCTCGAAAATTACTAACTCGCAGAGCTCTTTTGACTCTAATCAGTCCGTTGTGGGTAGCTCTAACACGGATCGTGATATAGAGTTTCGGGCTAACGAAAGTGATGTGGACATCATCTCCAATCCGAGCCAGTCAAGCATAGAGGTGATAGATCCAAACTACGCACAGAGCACTAGTCGCAAGACCTTAGAAGAGCGCCATCTGTCACATCTCGAAACGATAAGCGATGAAAAAGGGCAATCTAAAAGGTTCTTAGATCGAAAGTTCGATTTAATTCAGGCGGAACAGGGTCAGATTGCAGCTCCTGTATCATTATCTGTGTCCCAAGTTCCGCTCACAGAAGGCAGCTCGTCAGGATCTATTACCGACAGCATTTGTACAACCTACGAGCAGCTGGGCATTGATGGGCCAACAAGTCTTTCAAATTTGCTGCTTTCCGAATCTTTAAATAGTCAAATAAGTAGCTCAAATACGGACTCAATAAGCCGTTTAAAAAGAGCTGATGGAGTCAGCCGTTTACCGTTTGCAGCCGTATTTCGTTCAACTAATCTGCTCATGTCCAGCTCAAAGAAGATGGTAGACTCTGAAGCTAATGTCTTGGGTACTCAGCCCTACAAATTTAACTACATTGACTTTGATGATATCGATCACCGTCTAAAACTCTTCTTCTACCAGAGCAAGTTTAAGGAGGATGGTGAACATTTTAAGTGGTTGGCAAAGGGACGCGTCTTTAACGAGCAGACCCAGGTCCTGGGAGAAGGACTCGTGGTGATGTCCAACTGCAATTGCTTTTTAATGGAATCCTTTGCATTACCCCAAGACGATGTGGCCAAGTGGCTTCGGCAAGTTGTCAGAGTGTCGGTTAGTCGATTAAAGGCGGTTGAACTGCTGCCCTGGAAGCTTGGATTATCCTTTACCTTAAAGGATTGGGGCGGATttatgttgctgttgcacGACATGCTTACGACCGATAGCTTACTTCTTTTCTTGCGACGTAAGTTATCTTTACACGAAGTTTATtggacaaaaattaaatatttttttatagatcACCCTCTACCAGAGCAGTGCAAACTTAATTACAAACCATCCACCACCCTCAGCAATCCGTTGCAAACTATTGCATCCGAACCAGTTAAAATGTGCTCCCTGCTTCGTAGCAGCCAATGGATTCGTGAACAAGAGAAGAAGAACTTTGAACACTGTCTGCTCCTAATTACAGAGTCACATTTGTACATATCGGCAAATTTAAAACTCTCGTGGCTTTCAAACAAAATTCAGGATAAATCCACGCAACCGGAACTTACCCTTAGACAGCCCATGAGCAACTTAGTAGACGTGGAACGCATTACGGATAAAAAATATGTGATGAACTTTAGCGACGAGACCCAAAACAAGTGCGAGATGTGGCAGTTGCTGTTCGAAACGCATTACAATTCCACGTGTTGTCTGAATGTCATCGGTAAGACATGGGAGCAGCTGTTTGGCGTTCCATTCAGCCTATCTAAAACTTAGCAGAGCTCAACGCCAAGGAACCAACTAGAACGGATTACCatacatttcaatttattGTGCAAAGCTTAGAATTGTTGATCTTTGTTGACTACGTTATTTAATATCACATTAGTTTTCTTAACTTAACCTTCGTATTTGTGAGTCGTTGGCTAGGTTTTTTTTAGTTATGCAAAAGTGGTGCTAAATgttagaaataaataaatgttagaAAGTTGAGATTAAGAATACAGACTCAAGAGATTCTTGCGCATCGCAAACTTATTTCAGTAAGGTGCCACGCCAGTTTCTAGCGAGGACATGGTCATTAACGTCACATACAGTAGATAAAGGTGAAAAGTGTAAAATGTTGAAATCGATGTTTCTTTGCACCTATTCGAAGAATTATTTCTTGGGAGGCTGTCCATTAAGACggactttgttttttatgaAATTTGAAACGTCTTACTGACCCCATTATCAATTTCCTTTTGGTATTTAGATAGTAAGTTTCTCGATCcctgctaaaaaaaaatgttatttgaaGACTTACAGAAAACGtcaaaaataattgttatttaatgatcaaaaatatatgtcTTAAATATCTGGGGATGACACAGAGAGCTCGTCTGCTGGAACTCGGTTGGTTCCTCTCAAATTCgagaattcatatttttgggAATTCATGGATGGCTTAAAATGGCCAGCATTAACAGATTTGTTAACATGGTCATTACTGGTTCCACTTTCTCTGAAGAATTTGCGGTCGCGTTGTGTTGTAGAATTCATGTGTATAAGTAAAAAAAGGCAATTTTAAGAACATACATACGAACAAATTCCAACCGAATTCAAACAAAATCAAGAAAgagcgctatagtcgagtacctctactatcagatacccgttactcagctaaagggaccaaagggaaatggagatatgcaagcagcaaagcgagattgaaatgcaccacctaccggcggtagacagatttaagcgaaaAAGATCAGGACAGTAGACATAGAGGAGAATATTGAGGCCGAGTCAGAAGCGTGCGCTATTTCCCCTCAAAAGCTTCAGTCCGACTCCGATGAGGGAACCGATTCCTCCCACCTGGAGACTAAAAAGCAAATTGAGGAACTTCGCCTTACTTATGGCAATGAATGGTTAAAGACCGGTAGTGCCGAGATGATGCTGGGAATCGAATCGCCGCAGCCTTCTGAACTAGAGCGCGACAATGCTCGTCAGCTGTTCAATGAGTTCTTGGGGGAATTTTCAGGTTCATCAAGCATAATAGTTAATTCTCAAGCGGATCCTGAACATCTCCAAATTTTCTCTAATCCAGCGAATAACGTTTTGTTAAATACAACCTTTGACACCACTCTGACTCGGATGCGAACGATACAAGTGGGCTACATTTTTATGAGACCTGCACTGAAGGAGAAGTGACAAACTACGATAGCATCGTCAGCACCACAAAGGAATTGCGGGCGGAGGAGTCACTGCCTGATAAGCACGAAGAGTTTTTTAGGCTCTTTGCAAATAGCTCAAGTGCTGGTCAAAATGAGAACCTTCCGAATGAGAATACGGGTGAATAGTTTTAACAACTTTGTAAATCCGCTCTTTAAAGTTTACTCGTCCGATGCCGAATCTGACAAGGAAACCTTCATAGTCTATCATGAGCAAAAGCCGAGCGATGTTCTTTTTTTCACCACATCTTCAAattttatacgtgaaaaagaTTCGCTAACCGATAGGTGGTcttgtaatttaattaaaaggtAATTTTAAGTTAAAGGATCTCTGTCTCTTATTCTATTACCGAGTAGGACTAAAACCAAATGGAGTCTAAAAATACTGGAGTCATGCGAGCGAGTAAAGTGCAATACCTTACGAATAATATTCGACACGATGCGTAAGGATAAACAGGAGGGAATCTATTGTGTTGAGAGTACATTGTGTCGGGTAGGTAAATAGGTGATTTTCTAATAACAGCTAATAAAAAGCTCGAATTTGATCCTAAGTAGGAACTGGAAAAGAAACTGCGAGACATTCTCTGTCAGCGTGATCTGAACGAAATGAACATTTCCATTTATCGCTGTGTTAGTTGTCTAACTCAATTTACCATTGAGCAAAAAGGCAAGCGACATAAAAAAAAGGGTATTACGTAGATCACCTATTAAGAACACtttattttactttgaaatttaaactTTCTTAGACTTGAGATGTGCATATGTGGCCGAAGTAACTGAGTTGCCTTCCTCTTTGACCAAACATTTGGAGGAAGTGGTGGCAGAGCACAAACATTCCCCCCCCAGACATATTGATGGAGGAAACGCTTGTTGAGACATTTACAGGGTCAACAAATAAGGAAGAAAGCAAAAGCATGGGCAAGTCCTTACCCAATTTCATTTCTTAACTTAATTAGTTTCTTTCAAATTTGTAAAGATTTTTTCGTTATTTGCAAGTTTTTGGTTTCTGATCCATTTTACCAGTTGTCAGCACATTTTTTGACATTTGCTTTGGTGCTTGTTCTATTTAGTTAATGTTTGGTGTGGACATAATAACTGAACattaatttcatttgtatttcttgtttagtttttttttgcttgcgaacacaaatgaaaaaggGCTAAATCCAACCTATCTAACTTATTGTATTACAATCCATTGTATTTTTTAGACTTTTTCTCACCCACCCACCGACAAAAACTAAAATGTTTtgaagtaaaaaaaaagaatacgTTAGTGACAAACTACAGGCTTACAACTGCTAAAAGCACACAAGCGTAGGAGTTGCATAATGCAAAAGGAATTTAGCGCACTATTAGTGGTTGGTTTAAtgttatatacatttttgtaaaatttgtaACTGGTAAATTAATTTTCGTATTTGGACTTAAATTTTCCCAATTTATATAAGACAAAACTCCGACAAgtatatcaaaatttaaagcTTTTTAAGCTTAGAGAGCAATGCTGCTTCAACTACAAAAATTAAGTTTACGAGGAATCCTTATTCTAGTACATTGACATTTTAGGTTCCGGCAATTTATTTTCGCACTTTATATAAGACAAAACTCCGACATGTATATCCAAATTCATAGCTTTTTAAGCTTAAAcccattaaataaaataaagtttacGAGAGATCCTCATTATAATATATTGACATTTTAGGTTCCGGCAATTCACTAAGCGAGAGCAGCTCTTGCTCGAAAATTACTAACTCGCAGAGCTCTTTTGACTCTAATCAGTCCGTTGTGGGTAGCTCTAACACGGATCGTGATATAGAGTTTCGGGCTAACGAAAGTGATGTGGACATCATCTCCAATCCGAGCCAGTCAAGCATAGAGGTGATAGATCCAAACTACGCACAGAGCACTAGTCGCAAGTCCTTAGAAGAGCGCCATCTGTCACATCTCGAAACGATAAGCGATGAAAAAGGGCAATCTAAAAGGTTCTTAGATCGAAAGTTCGATTTAATTCAGGCGGAACAGGGTCAGACTGCAGCTCCCGTATCATTATCTGTGTCCCAAGTTCCGCTCACAGAAGGCAGCTCGTCAGGATCTATTACCGACAGCATTTGTACAACCTACGAGCAGCTGGGCATTGATGGGCCAACAAGTCTTTCAAATTTGCTGCTTTCCGAATCTTTAAATAGTCAAATAAGTGGCTCAAATACGGACTCAATAAGCCGTTTAAAAAGAGCTGATGGAGTCAGCCGTTTACCGTTTGCAGCCGTATTTCGTTCAACTAATCTGCTCATGTCCAGCTCAAAGAAGATGGTAGACTCTGAAGCTAATGTCTTGGGTACTCAGCCCTACAAATTTAACTACATTGACTTTAATGATATCGATCACCGTCTAAAACTCTTCTTCTACCAGAGCAAGTTTAAGGAGGATGGTGAACATTTTAAGTGGTTGGCAAAGGGACGCTTCTTTAACGAGCAGACCCAGGTCCTGGGAGAAGGACTCGTGGTGATGTCCAACTGCAATTGCTTTTTAATGGAATCCTTTGCATTACCCCAAGACGATGTGGCCAAGTGGCTTCGGCAAGTCGTAAGAGTGTCGGTTAGTCGATTAAAGGCGGTTGAACTGCTGCCCTGGAAGCTTGGATTATCCTTTACCTTAAAGGATTGGGGCGGATttatgttgctgttgcacGACATGCTTTCGACCGATAGCTTACTTCTTTTCTAGCGACGTAAGTTATCTTTACACGAAGTTTATtagacaaaaattaaatatttttttatagatcACCCTCTACCAGAGCAGTGCAAACTTAATTACAAACCATCCACCACCCTCAGCAATCCGTTGCAAACTATTGCATCCGAACCAGTTAAAATGTGCTCCCTGCTTCGTAGCAGCCAATGGATTCGTGAACAAGAGAAAAAGAACTTTGAACACTGTGTGCTCCTAATTACAGAGTCACATTTGTACATATCggcaaatttaaaattctcgTGGCTTTCAAACAAAATTCAGGATAAATCCACGCAACCGGAACTTACCCTTAGACAGCCCATGAGCAACTTAGAAGACTTGGAACGCATTACGGATAAAAAATATGTGATGAACTTTAGCGACGAGACCCAAAACAAGTGCGAGATGTGGCAGTTGCTGTTCGAAACGCATAACAATTCCACGTGTTGTCTGAATGTCATCGGTAAAACATGGGAGCAGATGTTTGGCGTTCCATTCAGCCTATCTGAAAGGTAGCAGAGCTCAACGCCAAGGAACCAACTAGAACGGATTTCCATACATGTCAATTTATTGTGCAAAGCTTAGAATTGTTGATCTTTATTGACTACGTTATTTAATGTCACATTAGTTTTCTTAACTTAACCTTCGTATTTGTGAGTCGTTGGCTAGGTTTTTTTTAGTTATGCAAAAGTGGTGCTTGCCGaccaaataaatgtaaatattttaaaatgtaaaggTTATTTTCTAAATCGCTGCAAtatatacaaacaaaaaatattaatatattaaatatagaatagttataaaaatgttaaagcaTTTTTTGGTAGTATTCTAAACATTAACAAGTATTTTTGCACTGTGCCGCGTTCAAACTAACAAACACAAATCACATAACTAAAATTGCTCAGaacctaaacttaaatttaaattcgttatatccgttactcgtagaataaGAGATATTGTGTTCATCGGAACGTATGTAACAGGTGGAACGAAGCCTTTCCTACCCTATAAATTAGTGGTGCCCTCTGGCCTGACTCGCCAGTCTGGGAGTCCTCTGCCACGACACCGACTCTGTAAACGCTCGTGTGGCTTTGGCCGGCGTCTTCGGTTTACGCACATACATAAATGAAAGTCTTTCATTTCATTGTATTTGTGTGGGTACCACTGCcatgaagtatata
Protein-coding regions in this window:
- the LOC119561751 gene encoding LOW QUALITY PROTEIN: uncharacterized protein LOC119561751 (The sequence of the model RefSeq protein was modified relative to this genomic sequence to represent the inferred CDS: inserted 1 base in 1 codon; deleted 1 base in 1 codon; substituted 2 bases at 2 genomic stop codons) yields the protein MVITGSTFSEEFAVAQIXAKKIRTVDIEENIEAESEACAISPQKLQSDSDEGTDSSHLETKKQIEELRLTYGNEWLKTGSAEMMLGIESPQPSELERDNARQLFNEFLGEFSGSSSIIVNSQADPEHLQIFSNPANNVLLNTTFDTTLTXDANDTSGLHFYETCTEGEVTNYDSIVSTTKELRAEESLPDKHEEFFRLFANSSSAVYSSDAESDKETFIVYHEQKPSDVLFFTTSSNFIREKDSLTDRTKTKWSLKILESCERVKCNTLRIIFDTMRKDKQEGIYCVESTLCRELEKKLRDILCQRDLNEMNISIYRCVSCLTQFTIEQKGKRHKKKDLRCAYVAEVTELPSSLTKHLEEVVAEHKHSPPDILMEETLVETFTGSTNKEESKSMGSGNSLSESSSCSKITNSQSSFDSNQSVVGSSNTDRDIEFRANESDVDIISNPSQSSIEVIDPNYAQSTSRKSLEERHLSHLETISDEKGQSKRFLDRKFDLIQAEQGQTAAPVSLSVSQVPLTEGSSSGSITDSICTTYEQLGIDGPTSLSNLLLSESLNSQISGSNTDSISRLKRADGVSRLPFAAVFRSTNLLMSSSKKMVDSEANVLGTQPYKFNYIDFNDIDHRLKLFFYQSKFKEDGEHFKWLAKGRFFNEQTQVLGEGLVVMSNCNCFLMESFALPQDDVAKWLRQVVRVSVSRLKAVELLPWKLGLSFTLKDWGGFMLLLHDMLSTDSLLLFXRHHPLPEQCKLNYKPSTTLSNPLQTIASEPVKMCSLLRSSQWIREQEKKNFEHCVLLITESHLYISANLKFSWLSNKIQDKSTQPELTLRQPMSNLEDLERITDKKYVMNFSDETQNKCEMWQLLFETHNNSTCCLNVIGKTWEQMFGVPFSLSER
- the LOC119561750 gene encoding LOW QUALITY PROTEIN: uncharacterized protein LOC119561750 (The sequence of the model RefSeq protein was modified relative to this genomic sequence to represent the inferred CDS: inserted 1 base in 1 codon; substituted 2 bases at 2 genomic stop codons) encodes the protein MTQRARLLELAKKIRTVDIEENIEAESEACAVSPQKLXSHSDEGTDSSHLETKKQIEELRLTYGNEWLQTGNAEMMLGIESPQPSXLERDNARQLFNEFLGEFSGSSSIIVNSQADPEHLQIFSTPANNVLLNTTFDTTLTXDANDTSGLHFYETCTEGEVTNYDSIVSTTKELRAEESLPDKHEEFFRLFANSSSAVYSSDAESDKETFIVYHEQKPSDVLFFTTSSTFIREKDSLTERTKTKWSLKILESCERVKCNTLRIIFDTIRKDKQERIYCVESTLCRELEKKLRDILCQRDLNEMNISIYRCVSCLTQFTIEQKGKRHKKKDLRCLDYRSAYVAEVTELSSSLTKHLEEVVAEHKHSPPDILMEEMLVETFTGSTNKEESKSIGSGNSLSESSSCSKITNSQSSFDSNQSVVGSSNTDRDIEFRANESDVDIISNPSQSSIEVIDPNYAQSTSRKTLEERHLSHLETISDEKGQSKRFLDRKFDLIQAEQGQIAAPVSLSVSQVPLTEGSSSGSITDSICTTYEQLGIDGPTSLSNLLLSESLNSQISSSNTDSISRLKRADGVSRLPFAAVFRSTNLLMSSSKKMVDSEANVLGTQPYKFNYIDFDDIDHRLKLFFYQSKFKEDGEHFKWLAKGRVFNEQTQVLGEGLVVMSNCNCFLMESFALPQDDVAKWLRQVVRVSVSRLKAVELLPWKLGLSFTLKDWGGFMLLLHDMLTTDSLLLFLRHHPLPEQCKLNYKPSTTLSNPLQTIASEPVKMCSLLRSSQWIREQEKKNFEHCLLLITESHLYISANLKLSWLSNKIQDKSTQPELTLRQPMSNLVDVERITDKKYVMNFSDETQNKCEMWQLLFETHYNSTCCLNVIGKTWEQLFGVPFSLSKT